Proteins encoded in a region of the Streptomyces akebiae genome:
- a CDS encoding aspartate carbamoyltransferase catalytic subunit, with the protein MQRHLISAADLTRDDAVLILDTAEEMARVADRPIKKLPTLRGRTIVNLFFEDSTRTRISFEAAEKRLSADVINFTAKGSSVSKGESLKDTAQTLEAMGVDAVVIRHGASGAPYRLATSGWIDAAVINAGDGTHQHPTQALLDAFTMRRRLVGRDAGLGQDLSGRRITIVGDVLHSRVARSNVDLLHTLGAEVTLVAPPTLVPVGVETWPCEVSYDLDSTLAKSDAVMMLRVQRERMNAAFFPTEREYSRRYGLDGDRMARMPEHAIVMHPGPMVRGMEITAEVADSDRCTVVEQVANGVSIRMAVLYLLLGGNEPAVAHARTPEEK; encoded by the coding sequence ATGCAGCGTCATCTCATCTCGGCCGCCGACCTCACCCGTGACGACGCCGTCCTGATCCTCGACACCGCCGAGGAGATGGCCCGGGTCGCCGACCGGCCGATCAAGAAACTGCCGACCCTGCGCGGCCGCACGATCGTCAACCTCTTCTTCGAGGACTCCACCCGCACCCGGATCTCCTTCGAGGCCGCCGAGAAGCGCCTCTCCGCGGACGTCATCAACTTCACCGCCAAGGGGTCGAGCGTCTCCAAGGGCGAGTCCCTGAAGGACACCGCCCAGACGCTGGAGGCCATGGGCGTGGACGCCGTCGTCATCCGGCACGGCGCCTCGGGGGCCCCGTACCGCCTGGCGACCTCCGGCTGGATCGACGCCGCCGTGATCAACGCGGGCGACGGCACCCACCAGCACCCCACCCAGGCCCTGCTCGACGCCTTCACCATGCGCCGCCGGCTCGTCGGCCGGGACGCCGGGCTCGGCCAGGACCTCTCCGGCAGGCGCATCACGATCGTCGGCGACGTCCTGCACAGCCGGGTCGCCCGCTCCAACGTCGACCTGCTGCACACCCTCGGCGCCGAGGTCACCCTCGTCGCCCCGCCCACCCTGGTCCCGGTCGGCGTCGAGACCTGGCCCTGCGAGGTCTCCTACGACCTCGACAGCACGCTCGCCAAGTCCGACGCGGTGATGATGCTGCGCGTGCAGCGCGAGCGGATGAACGCCGCGTTCTTCCCCACCGAGCGCGAGTACTCACGGCGCTACGGCCTCGACGGCGACCGCATGGCGCGGATGCCCGAGCACGCCATCGTGATGCACCCCGGCCCGATGGTCCGCGGCATGGAGATCACCGCAGAGGTCGCCGACTCCGACCGCTGCACCGTCGTCGAGCAGGTCGCCAACGGCGTCTCCATCCGCATGGCCGTGCTGTATCTGCTGCTCGGCGGCAACGAGCCCGCCGTCGCCCACGCCCGCACCCCCGAGGAGAAGTAA
- a CDS encoding dihydroorotase: MSKILIRGAKVLGGEPQDVLIDGEIIAQVGAGLSDEDALVVEADGKVLLPGLVDLHTHLREPGREDSETVLTGTRAAASGGYTAVFAMANTFPVADTAGVVEQVYRLGQEHGYCDVQPIGAVTVGLEGKKLAELGAMHESAAGVTVFSDDGKCVDDAVMMRRALEYVKAFGGVVAQHAQEPRLTEGAQMNEGVVSAELGLGGWPAVAEESIIARDVLLAEHVGSRVHICHLSTAGSVEIVRWAKSRGIDVTAEVTPHHLLLTDELVRTYNPVYKVNPPLRTERDVLALREALADGTIDIVATDHAPHPHEDKDCEWGAAAMGMVGLETALSVVQETMVTTGLLDWAGVADRMSFKPAKIGRAAGHGRPVSAGEPANLTLVDTAYRGSVDPAGFASRSRNTPYEGRELPGRVTHTWLRGKATLVDGKLT; the protein is encoded by the coding sequence ATGAGCAAGATCCTGATCCGCGGCGCGAAGGTGCTGGGCGGCGAGCCGCAGGACGTCCTGATCGACGGCGAGATCATCGCGCAGGTCGGTGCCGGACTCTCCGACGAGGACGCCCTGGTCGTCGAGGCCGACGGCAAGGTGCTCCTGCCGGGCCTCGTCGACCTGCACACCCATCTGCGCGAGCCCGGCCGCGAGGACTCCGAGACCGTGCTCACCGGCACGCGCGCCGCGGCCTCCGGCGGCTACACGGCCGTCTTCGCCATGGCCAACACCTTCCCCGTCGCCGACACCGCCGGTGTGGTCGAGCAGGTCTACCGGCTCGGCCAGGAGCACGGCTACTGCGACGTGCAGCCCATCGGCGCCGTCACCGTCGGCCTGGAGGGCAAGAAGCTCGCCGAGCTGGGCGCGATGCACGAGTCGGCCGCCGGTGTCACCGTCTTCTCGGACGACGGCAAGTGCGTCGACGACGCGGTGATGATGCGGCGCGCCCTGGAGTACGTGAAGGCCTTCGGCGGGGTCGTCGCCCAGCACGCGCAGGAGCCGCGGCTGACCGAGGGCGCCCAGATGAACGAGGGCGTCGTCTCCGCGGAGCTGGGCCTCGGCGGCTGGCCCGCGGTGGCCGAGGAATCGATCATCGCCCGGGACGTCCTGCTCGCCGAGCACGTCGGCTCCCGCGTCCACATCTGCCACCTCTCGACCGCCGGGTCCGTCGAGATCGTCCGCTGGGCCAAGTCCCGCGGCATCGACGTGACCGCCGAGGTCACCCCGCACCACCTCCTGCTCACCGACGAACTGGTGCGCACCTACAACCCGGTCTACAAGGTCAATCCGCCGCTGCGCACCGAGCGCGACGTGCTGGCCCTGCGCGAGGCGCTCGCCGACGGCACGATCGACATCGTCGCCACCGACCACGCCCCGCACCCCCACGAGGACAAGGACTGCGAGTGGGGCGCGGCCGCCATGGGCATGGTCGGCCTGGAGACCGCGCTGTCGGTGGTCCAGGAGACGATGGTCACCACCGGTCTGCTCGACTGGGCGGGCGTCGCGGACCGTATGTCGTTCAAGCCCGCGAAGATCGGGCGGGCCGCCGGTCATGGACGCCCCGTCTCGGCAGGTGAGCCCGCCAACCTCACGCTCGTCGACACGGCATACCGTGGGTCGGTGGATCCCGCGGGCTTCGCCTCGCGCAGCCGCAACACCCCCTACGAGGGCCGCGAGCTGCCGGGCCGTGTCACGCACACGTGGCTGCGGGGCAAGGCCACGCTCGTCGACGGGAAGCTCACGTGA
- a CDS encoding PH-like domain-containing protein yields the protein MTPVILLAAEKESAQVTDWAARIGWVVGLALFVALVYWLMREGWKWRGTLQSDLPELLTAPDEPGEARLSMSGRYHGSTTAGQWLDRIVAHGLGTRSRVELTLTEAGLDVVRPGATDFFVPVDALREARLDKGIAGKVLTEGGLLVVTWEHGGKLLDSGFRSDRAAEHNEWVETLNQMINKTETEGAR from the coding sequence GTGACACCTGTAATTCTGCTGGCCGCCGAGAAGGAATCGGCCCAGGTCACCGACTGGGCCGCGCGCATCGGCTGGGTCGTCGGACTCGCCCTCTTCGTCGCGCTCGTCTACTGGCTGATGCGTGAGGGCTGGAAGTGGCGCGGCACGCTCCAGAGCGATCTTCCGGAGCTGCTCACCGCGCCGGACGAGCCGGGCGAGGCCAGACTGAGCATGAGCGGCCGCTACCACGGCTCCACCACCGCCGGGCAGTGGCTCGACCGCATCGTGGCGCACGGCCTGGGCACCCGCAGCCGGGTCGAGCTGACGCTGACGGAGGCGGGCCTGGACGTCGTACGCCCGGGGGCGACGGACTTCTTCGTCCCGGTCGACGCCCTCCGCGAGGCCCGGCTCGACAAGGGCATCGCCGGCAAGGTCCTCACCGAGGGCGGCCTGCTGGTCGTCACCTGGGAGCACGGCGGCAAGCTGCTCGACTCCGGGTTCCGCTCCGACCGCGCGGCCGAGCACAACGAGTGGGTCGAGACCCTGAACCAGATGATCAACAAGACGGAAACGGAAGGCGCACGATGA
- the carA gene encoding glutamine-hydrolyzing carbamoyl-phosphate synthase small subunit, translating into MTTSTQGNASQRKGALPAVLVLEDGRMFRGRAYGAVGVTFGEAVFSTGMTGYQETLTDPSYHRQVVVMTAPHVGNTGVNDEDPESKKIWVSGYVVRDPARVPSNWRSRRSLDDELRAQGVVGISGIDTRALTRHLRERGAMRVGIFSGNALPDAGVMLTEVREAPEMKGANLSAEVATKETYVVPAIGTKKFTVAAVDLGIKGMTPHRMAERGIEVHVLPATATVDDVYAVNPDGVFFSNGPGDPATADHPVSVMQAVLERSTPLFGICFGNQILGRALGFGTYKLKYGHRGINQPVQDRTTGKVEVTAHNHGFAVDAPLDQVSDTPYGRAEVSHVCLNDNVVEGLQLLDRPAFSVQYHPEAAAGPHDAAYLFDRFVSLMEGQRA; encoded by the coding sequence ATGACGACCTCCACTCAGGGGAACGCCTCGCAGAGGAAGGGGGCGCTTCCCGCCGTACTCGTCCTGGAGGACGGCCGGATGTTCCGCGGCCGTGCCTACGGGGCCGTGGGGGTGACCTTCGGCGAGGCCGTGTTCTCCACCGGGATGACCGGCTACCAGGAGACCCTCACCGACCCGTCGTACCACCGCCAGGTCGTCGTCATGACCGCCCCGCACGTCGGCAACACCGGCGTCAACGACGAGGACCCCGAGTCGAAGAAGATCTGGGTCTCCGGATACGTCGTCCGCGACCCCGCGCGCGTGCCCTCCAACTGGCGCTCCCGGCGCTCCCTGGACGACGAGCTGCGCGCCCAGGGCGTCGTCGGCATCTCCGGCATCGACACCCGCGCCCTCACCCGTCACCTCCGTGAGCGCGGCGCCATGCGCGTCGGCATCTTCTCCGGCAACGCGCTGCCCGACGCGGGCGTCATGCTCACCGAGGTCCGCGAGGCCCCCGAGATGAAGGGCGCGAACCTCTCCGCCGAGGTCGCCACCAAGGAGACGTACGTCGTCCCCGCGATCGGCACCAAGAAGTTCACCGTCGCCGCCGTCGACCTCGGCATCAAGGGCATGACCCCGCACCGCATGGCCGAGCGCGGCATCGAGGTGCACGTCCTGCCCGCCACGGCGACGGTCGACGACGTGTACGCCGTGAACCCCGACGGTGTGTTCTTCTCCAACGGTCCGGGCGACCCGGCCACCGCCGACCACCCCGTGTCCGTCATGCAGGCGGTCCTGGAGCGCTCCACCCCGCTCTTCGGCATCTGTTTCGGCAACCAGATCCTGGGCCGCGCGCTCGGCTTCGGCACCTACAAGCTGAAGTACGGCCACCGGGGCATCAACCAGCCGGTGCAGGACCGTACGACCGGCAAGGTCGAGGTCACCGCGCACAACCACGGCTTCGCCGTCGACGCCCCGCTCGACCAGGTCTCCGACACCCCCTACGGCCGCGCCGAGGTCTCGCACGTCTGTCTCAACGACAACGTCGTGGAGGGGCTCCAGCTCCTCGACCGGCCGGCCTTCAGCGTCCAGTACCACCCCGAAGCGGCAGCGGGCCCGCACGACGCCGCCTACCTGTTCGACCGCTTCGTATCCCTGATGGAGGGCCAGCGTGCCTAA
- the carB gene encoding carbamoyl-phosphate synthase large subunit, whose translation MPKRTDIQSVLVIGSGPIVIGQAAEFDYSGTQACRVLKAEGLRVILVNSNPATIMTDPEIADATYVEPITPEFVEKIIAKERPDTLLPTLGGQTALNTAISLHEAGTLEKYGVELIGANVEAINKGEDRDLFKEVVEAVRAKIGHGESARSVICHSMDDVLNGVETLGGYPVVVRPSFTMGGAGSGFAHDEEELRRIAGQGLTLSPTTEVLLEESILGWKEYELELMRDKHDNVVVVCSIENFDPMGVHTGDSITVAPSMTLTDREYQILRDIGIAVIREVGVDTGGCNIQFAVNPEDGRVIVIEMNPRVSRSSALASKATGFPIAKIAAKLAVGYTLDEIPNDITEQTPASFEPTLDYVVVKAPRFAFEKFPSADSSLTTTMKSVGEAMAIGRNFTEALQKALRSLEKKGSQFTFVGEPGDKAVLLEEAVRPTDGRINTVMQAIRAGATPEEVFESTKIDPWFVDQLFLIKEIADELAAADKLDPELLAEAKRHGFSDQQIGEIRNLREDVVREVRHALGVRPVYKTVDTCAAEFAAKTPYFYSSYDEESEVAPREKPAVIILGSGPNRIGQGIEFDYSCVHASFALSDAGYETVMVNCNPETVSTDYDTSDRLYFEPLTLEDVLEIVHAESLAGPIAGVVVQLGGQTPLGLSQALKDNGVPVVGTSPEAIHAAEDRGAFGRVLAEAGLPAPKHGTATTFAGAKAIADEIGYPVLVRPSYVLGGRGMEIVYDEARLESYIAESTEISPSRPVLVDRFLDDAIEIDVDALYDGHELYLGGVMEHIEEAGIHSGDSACALPPITLGGFDIKRLRASTEAIATGVGVRGLINIQFAMAGDILYVLEANPRASRTVPFTSKATAVPLAKAAARISLGATIAELRAEGLLPANGDGGELPLDAPISVKEAVMPWSRFRDIHGRGVDTILGPEMRSTGEVMGIDSVFGTAYAKSQAGAYGPLPTKGRAFISVANRDKRSMIFPARELVAHGFELLATSGTAEVLKRNGINATVVRKQSEGTGPNGEKTIVQLIHEGEVDLIVNTPYGTGGRLDGYDIRTAAVARSVPCLTTVQALAAAVQGIDALNHGDVGVRSLQEHARHLTAARD comes from the coding sequence GTGCCTAAGCGCACCGATATCCAGTCCGTCCTGGTCATCGGCTCCGGCCCGATCGTCATCGGCCAGGCCGCCGAGTTCGACTACTCCGGCACCCAGGCGTGCCGCGTCCTCAAGGCCGAGGGCCTGCGCGTCATCCTGGTCAACTCCAACCCGGCGACGATCATGACCGACCCGGAGATCGCCGACGCCACGTACGTCGAGCCGATCACCCCGGAGTTCGTCGAGAAGATCATCGCCAAGGAGCGCCCCGACACCCTCCTGCCCACCCTCGGCGGTCAGACGGCCCTCAACACGGCCATCTCGCTGCACGAGGCCGGGACGCTGGAGAAGTACGGCGTCGAGCTGATCGGCGCCAACGTCGAGGCCATCAACAAGGGCGAGGACCGCGACCTCTTCAAGGAGGTCGTCGAGGCCGTCCGCGCCAAGATCGGGCACGGCGAGTCCGCCCGCTCGGTCATCTGCCACTCCATGGACGACGTGCTGAACGGCGTCGAGACACTCGGCGGCTACCCCGTAGTGGTCCGTCCCTCCTTCACCATGGGCGGCGCCGGCTCCGGCTTCGCCCACGACGAGGAGGAACTGCGCCGCATCGCCGGTCAGGGCCTGACGCTCTCCCCGACCACCGAGGTGCTCCTGGAGGAGTCCATCCTCGGCTGGAAGGAGTACGAGTTGGAGCTGATGCGCGACAAGCACGACAACGTCGTGGTCGTCTGCTCCATCGAGAACTTCGACCCCATGGGCGTCCACACCGGCGACTCGATCACCGTCGCGCCCTCGATGACCCTCACCGACCGCGAGTACCAGATCCTGCGGGACATCGGCATCGCGGTCATCCGCGAGGTCGGCGTCGACACCGGCGGCTGCAACATCCAGTTCGCGGTGAACCCCGAGGACGGCCGGGTCATCGTCATCGAGATGAACCCGCGCGTGTCGCGCTCCTCGGCGCTGGCCTCCAAGGCGACCGGCTTCCCCATCGCCAAGATCGCCGCCAAGCTGGCCGTCGGCTACACGCTCGACGAGATCCCGAACGACATCACCGAGCAGACCCCGGCCTCCTTCGAGCCGACGCTCGACTACGTCGTCGTCAAGGCGCCGCGGTTCGCCTTCGAGAAGTTCCCGTCCGCCGACTCCTCCCTGACCACCACCATGAAGTCGGTCGGTGAGGCCATGGCGATCGGCCGCAACTTCACCGAGGCGCTGCAGAAGGCGCTGCGGTCGCTGGAGAAGAAGGGCAGCCAGTTCACCTTCGTCGGCGAGCCCGGCGACAAGGCCGTCCTCCTCGAAGAGGCCGTCCGGCCCACCGACGGCCGCATCAACACCGTCATGCAGGCCATCCGCGCGGGCGCCACGCCCGAGGAGGTCTTCGAGTCGACCAAGATCGACCCGTGGTTCGTCGACCAGCTCTTCCTCATCAAGGAGATCGCGGACGAGCTGGCCGCCGCAGACAAGCTCGATCCCGAGCTGCTCGCCGAGGCCAAGCGGCACGGCTTCTCCGACCAGCAGATCGGCGAGATCCGGAACCTGCGCGAGGACGTCGTGCGCGAGGTCCGGCACGCGCTGGGCGTACGCCCGGTCTACAAGACGGTCGACACCTGCGCCGCCGAGTTCGCCGCGAAGACGCCGTACTTCTACTCCTCCTACGACGAGGAGTCGGAGGTCGCCCCGCGCGAGAAGCCGGCCGTGATCATCCTCGGCTCGGGCCCGAACCGCATCGGCCAGGGCATCGAGTTCGACTACTCCTGCGTCCACGCCTCCTTCGCGCTGAGCGACGCGGGCTACGAGACCGTGATGGTCAACTGCAACCCGGAGACCGTCTCCACGGACTACGACACCTCCGACCGGCTGTACTTCGAGCCGCTGACGCTGGAGGACGTGCTGGAGATCGTCCACGCCGAGTCGCTGGCCGGGCCGATCGCGGGCGTCGTGGTCCAGCTGGGCGGCCAGACCCCGCTGGGCCTGTCACAGGCGCTCAAGGACAACGGCGTGCCTGTGGTGGGCACCTCCCCGGAGGCCATCCACGCCGCCGAGGACCGCGGCGCCTTCGGTCGCGTCCTCGCCGAGGCCGGCCTCCCCGCGCCCAAGCACGGCACCGCGACCACCTTCGCGGGCGCCAAGGCCATCGCCGACGAGATCGGCTACCCGGTCCTCGTCCGCCCGTCCTACGTGCTCGGCGGACGCGGCATGGAGATCGTCTACGACGAGGCCCGGCTGGAGTCGTACATCGCCGAGTCGACCGAGATCAGCCCTTCCCGGCCGGTGCTCGTCGACCGCTTCCTCGACGACGCCATCGAGATCGACGTGGACGCCCTGTACGACGGCCACGAGCTCTACCTCGGCGGCGTCATGGAGCACATCGAGGAGGCCGGGATCCACTCCGGTGACTCGGCGTGCGCCCTGCCCCCGATCACCCTCGGCGGCTTCGACATCAAGCGCCTGCGCGCCTCCACCGAGGCCATCGCCACGGGCGTCGGCGTGCGCGGACTGATCAACATCCAGTTCGCGATGGCCGGGGACATCCTCTACGTCCTGGAGGCCAACCCGCGCGCCTCCCGCACCGTCCCCTTCACCTCGAAGGCGACCGCGGTGCCGCTGGCCAAGGCCGCCGCCCGGATCTCGCTGGGCGCGACCATCGCCGAGCTGCGGGCGGAGGGGCTGCTGCCGGCCAACGGCGACGGCGGTGAACTGCCGCTCGACGCGCCGATCTCCGTCAAGGAGGCCGTCATGCCGTGGTCGCGCTTCCGCGACATCCACGGGCGCGGCGTCGACACGATCCTCGGCCCGGAGATGCGCTCCACCGGCGAGGTCATGGGCATCGACTCGGTCTTCGGCACGGCGTACGCCAAGTCGCAGGCCGGCGCGTACGGGCCGCTGCCCACCAAGGGCCGCGCCTTCATCTCGGTCGCCAACCGCGACAAGCGTTCGATGATCTTCCCGGCGCGCGAGCTGGTCGCCCACGGCTTCGAACTGCTCGCCACGTCCGGCACGGCCGAGGTCCTCAAGCGCAACGGCATCAACGCCACCGTCGTACGCAAGCAGTCCGAGGGCACCGGCCCGAACGGCGAGAAGACGATCGTCCAGCTCATCCACGAGGGCGAGGTCGACCTCATCGTCAACACCCCCTACGGCACCGGTGGCCGCCTCGACGGCTACGACATCCGTACGGCCGCCGTGGCCCGCTCCGTGCCGTGTCTGACGACCGTGCAGGCCCTCGCGGCAGCCGTCCAGGGCATCGACGCGCTCAACCACGGCGACGTGGGCGTGCGCTCGCTCCAGGAACACGCCCGACACCTGACCGCGGCCCGCGACTAG
- a CDS encoding quinone-dependent dihydroorotate dehydrogenase, which yields MYKLFFRLVFTRMDPEEAHHLAFRWIRLAVRVPVLRTFLAAALAPRYEELRTEAFGLRMHGPFGLAAGFDKNAIAVDGMSMLGFDHVEIGTVTGEGQPGNPKKRLFRLVADRALINRMGFNNEGSLAVAARLASRTPVFRTVVGVNIGKTKAVPDEEAVGDYVKSAERLAPYADYLVVNVSSPNTPGLRDLQATEALRPLLTAVREAADRTVRTRHVPLLVKIAPDLADEDIDAVADLAVELGLDGIIATNTTIAREGLGLTSEPSLVKETGGLSGAPLKARSLAVLRRLYARVGDRITLVGVGGIENAEDAWQRILAGATLVQGYSAFIYEGPLWSRALHKGLAARLRTSPYATLADAVGADVRKTV from the coding sequence ATGTACAAGCTCTTCTTCCGCCTGGTCTTCACACGGATGGACCCGGAGGAGGCCCACCACCTGGCCTTCCGCTGGATCCGTCTCGCCGTCCGCGTCCCCGTGCTGCGCACCTTCCTGGCGGCGGCCCTCGCGCCCCGCTACGAGGAACTGCGCACGGAGGCCTTCGGGCTGCGGATGCACGGCCCCTTCGGACTCGCCGCCGGCTTCGACAAGAACGCGATCGCCGTCGACGGGATGTCGATGCTCGGCTTCGACCACGTCGAGATCGGCACGGTGACGGGCGAGGGCCAGCCCGGCAACCCCAAGAAGCGGCTGTTCCGCCTGGTCGCCGACCGCGCGCTCATCAACCGCATGGGCTTCAACAACGAGGGCTCCCTCGCCGTCGCCGCCCGCCTGGCCTCCCGTACGCCCGTCTTCAGGACGGTCGTCGGCGTCAACATCGGCAAGACGAAGGCCGTCCCGGACGAGGAGGCCGTCGGGGACTACGTGAAGTCCGCCGAGCGCCTCGCCCCGTACGCCGACTACCTCGTCGTCAACGTCTCCTCGCCCAACACGCCCGGTCTGCGCGACCTCCAGGCCACCGAGGCGCTGCGGCCCCTGCTGACGGCCGTCCGTGAGGCCGCCGACCGCACGGTCCGCACCCGGCACGTGCCGCTGCTGGTGAAGATCGCGCCGGACCTCGCCGACGAGGACATCGACGCCGTCGCCGACCTCGCCGTGGAGCTGGGCCTGGACGGGATCATCGCCACGAACACCACCATCGCGCGCGAGGGACTCGGTCTCACCTCCGAACCGTCCCTCGTGAAGGAGACGGGCGGTCTCTCCGGCGCCCCCCTCAAGGCCCGCTCCCTGGCGGTCCTGCGCCGCCTCTACGCGCGCGTGGGCGACCGGATCACCCTGGTGGGCGTCGGCGGCATCGAGAACGCCGAGGACGCCTGGCAGCGCATCCTGGCGGGCGCCACCCTGGTCCAGGGCTACAGCGCCTTCATCTACGAGGGGCCCCTCTGGTCGCGCGCCCTGCACAAGGGCCTCGCGGCCCGCCTGCGCACGAGCCCCTACGCCACCCTCGCCGACGCCGTCGGCGCCGACGTGAGGAAGACGGTATGA
- the pyrF gene encoding orotidine-5'-phosphate decarboxylase, with protein sequence MTEPFGARLRRAMDERGPLCVGIDPHASLLADWGLNDDVAGLEHFSRTVVEALADRVAVLKPQSAFFERFGSRGIAVLEKSVAEARAAGALVVMDAKRGDIGSTMSAYAETFLHKDAPLFSDALTVSPYLGYGSLKPAVDLARENGAGLFVLALTSNPEGGEVQHAVRPDGRDVGATMLAHLAAENAGEEPLGSFGAVVGATLGDLSSYDLNINGPLLAPGIGAQGATPADLPAVFGAVVRDVVPNVSRGVLRHGRDVVALRDAADRFADEIRTATSVARDLR encoded by the coding sequence ATGACCGAGCCCTTCGGCGCACGCCTGCGCCGAGCCATGGACGAGCGCGGGCCGCTCTGCGTCGGCATCGACCCGCACGCCTCCCTGCTCGCCGACTGGGGCCTGAACGACGACGTCGCGGGCCTGGAGCACTTCAGCCGCACCGTCGTCGAGGCGCTGGCCGACCGGGTGGCCGTCCTCAAGCCGCAGAGCGCGTTCTTCGAGCGCTTCGGGTCGCGCGGCATCGCCGTCCTGGAGAAGTCCGTCGCGGAGGCGCGGGCGGCCGGCGCGCTGGTCGTCATGGATGCCAAGCGCGGCGACATCGGCTCCACGATGAGCGCGTACGCCGAGACCTTTCTGCACAAGGACGCGCCCCTCTTCTCGGACGCGCTGACGGTCTCCCCCTACCTGGGCTACGGCTCGCTGAAGCCCGCCGTGGACCTGGCGCGCGAGAACGGGGCCGGACTGTTCGTGCTGGCGCTCACCTCCAATCCGGAGGGCGGCGAGGTGCAGCACGCGGTGCGCCCGGACGGCCGCGACGTCGGTGCGACCATGCTGGCGCACCTGGCGGCCGAGAACGCGGGGGAGGAGCCCCTGGGGTCCTTCGGCGCCGTCGTCGGCGCCACGCTGGGTGACCTCTCGTCGTACGACCTGAACATCAACGGACCTCTCCTCGCGCCCGGGATCGGTGCCCAGGGCGCCACACCGGCCGATCTTCCGGCGGTCTTCGGTGCCGTCGTGCGCGATGTGGTGCCGAACGTCAGTCGGGGTGTCCTTCGTCACGGTCGCGACGTCGTCGCGCTGCGTGACGCCGCGGATCGTTTCGCGGACGAGATCCGCACCGCGACGTCGGTCGCCCGAGACCTCCGATGA
- a CDS encoding integration host factor, with product MALPPLTPEQRAAALEKAAAARRERAEVKNRLKHSGASLHEVIKQGQENDVIGKMKVSALLESLPGVGKVRAKQIMERLGISESRRVRGLGSNQIASLEREFGSTGS from the coding sequence GTGGCTCTTCCGCCCCTTACCCCTGAACAGCGCGCAGCCGCGCTCGAAAAGGCCGCCGCGGCTCGCCGGGAGCGGGCCGAGGTCAAGAATCGACTCAAGCACTCCGGCGCCTCCCTGCACGAGGTCATCAAGCAGGGCCAGGAGAACGACGTCATCGGCAAGATGAAGGTCTCCGCCCTGCTCGAGTCCCTGCCGGGCGTGGGCAAGGTCCGCGCCAAGCAGATCATGGAGCGACTCGGCATCTCCGAGAGCCGTCGTGTACGCGGCCTCGGTTCCAACCAGATCGCTTCCCTGGAGCGTGAGTTCGGCAGCACCGGTTCCTGA
- the gmk gene encoding guanylate kinase yields MAATFRGTTPEPPDVRPRLTVLSGPSGVGKSTVVAHMRKAHPEVWLSVSATTRKPRPGEQHGVHYFFVTDDEMDKLIANGELLEWAEFAGNRYGTPRAAVLERLERGEPVLLEIDLQGARQVRETMPDAQLVFLAPPSWEELVRRLTGRGTEPPEVIERRLEAAKIELAAEPEFDVTLVNTSVEDVARELLALMDVV; encoded by the coding sequence ATGGCTGCAACATTCCGGGGGACGACCCCCGAGCCCCCGGACGTACGTCCGCGGCTGACCGTGCTCTCCGGCCCCTCCGGGGTCGGCAAGAGCACGGTCGTCGCCCATATGCGCAAGGCGCACCCCGAGGTCTGGCTCTCGGTGTCGGCGACGACCCGCAAGCCACGCCCCGGTGAACAGCACGGAGTCCACTACTTCTTCGTCACCGACGACGAGATGGACAAGCTGATCGCCAACGGCGAGCTGCTGGAGTGGGCCGAGTTCGCCGGTAACCGCTACGGCACTCCCCGGGCCGCCGTGCTCGAACGCCTGGAGCGGGGCGAGCCCGTCCTGCTGGAGATCGACCTCCAGGGCGCACGGCAGGTCCGCGAGACCATGCCGGACGCCCAGCTGGTCTTCCTGGCGCCTCCCTCCTGGGAGGAACTGGTGCGCAGGCTCACCGGGCGGGGCACCGAGCCGCCCGAGGTGATCGAACGCCGTCTGGAGGCGGCCAAGATCGAGCTTGCGGCCGAGCCGGAGTTCGACGTCACCCTGGTCAACACCTCCGTCGAGGACGTGGCCCGCGAGCTGCTAGCCTTGATGGATGTTGTGTGA
- the rpoZ gene encoding DNA-directed RNA polymerase subunit omega, with product MSSSISAPEGIINPPIDELLEATDSKYSLVIYAAKRARQINAYYSQLGEGLLEYVGPLVDTHVHEKPLSIALREINAGLLTSEAVEGPA from the coding sequence GTGTCCTCTTCCATCTCCGCGCCCGAGGGCATCATCAACCCGCCGATCGACGAGCTCCTCGAGGCCACCGACTCGAAGTACAGCCTCGTGATCTACGCGGCCAAGCGTGCCCGCCAGATCAACGCGTACTACTCGCAGCTCGGCGAGGGCCTCCTCGAGTACGTCGGTCCCCTCGTCGACACCCACGTCCACGAGAAGCCGCTCTCGATCGCCCTGCGCGAGATCAACGCGGGTCTGCTGACGTCCGAGGCCGTCGAGGGCCCCGCGTAA